From the Thermodesulfobacteriota bacterium genome, one window contains:
- the hypD gene encoding hydrogenase formation protein HypD encodes MKFIDEFRDPAAVRALVEKIRRDAGDPPMRLMEVCGTHTASIARSGLRSLLSGAVSLVSGPGCPVCVTPDGYVDAAIALGHKPGITLTSFGDMLRVPGKRSTLEKERAKGIDVRVVYSPLDAVALAAAEPDREIVFLGVGFETTAPAIGGAIRTASDRKLKNFSVLPSVRTIPEAMAILARDPEIRIEGFLCPGHVSVVIGTQPYEELASKHHIPCVVCGFEPLDILLAVSMLLRQKKEGAARVENAYPRGVAPEGNRKAREVIAEVFAPCDTGWRGIGVIPGSGLRISDRYAAFDAERKHGVPVIFAMEDTPCRCGDVLKGKILPPECPLFGKACVPEEPVGPCMVSTEGTCAAYYKYGGGLR; translated from the coding sequence ATGAAGTTCATTGACGAGTTCCGCGACCCGGCGGCCGTGCGCGCCCTCGTCGAAAAGATCCGGCGCGACGCGGGAGACCCCCCCATGCGCCTGATGGAGGTGTGCGGCACGCACACGGCCTCCATCGCCCGCAGCGGCCTGCGGTCGCTGCTCTCCGGCGCCGTCTCGCTGGTTTCCGGCCCGGGCTGCCCCGTCTGCGTCACTCCCGACGGATACGTCGACGCCGCCATCGCCCTCGGCCACAAGCCGGGCATCACGCTGACCTCCTTCGGCGACATGCTCCGTGTCCCGGGGAAACGCTCGACGCTGGAGAAGGAGCGGGCGAAGGGGATCGACGTCCGCGTGGTCTATTCCCCGCTCGACGCGGTCGCGCTGGCCGCCGCGGAGCCGGACCGGGAGATCGTGTTCCTGGGAGTGGGGTTCGAGACGACGGCGCCGGCCATCGGAGGGGCGATCCGGACCGCCTCCGACCGGAAGCTGAAGAATTTCTCCGTCCTCCCTTCGGTCCGTACGATCCCGGAAGCGATGGCGATCCTGGCGCGCGATCCCGAGATCCGGATCGAGGGCTTCCTGTGCCCCGGGCACGTGTCCGTCGTCATCGGGACGCAGCCGTACGAGGAGCTCGCGTCGAAGCACCATATCCCCTGCGTCGTCTGCGGCTTCGAGCCGCTCGACATCCTTCTCGCCGTCTCCATGCTGCTGCGGCAGAAAAAGGAGGGGGCGGCCCGCGTGGAAAACGCGTATCCCCGGGGAGTGGCGCCCGAGGGGAACCGGAAGGCCCGGGAGGTGATCGCGGAGGTCTTCGCCCCGTGCGACACGGGGTGGCGCGGCATCGGCGTCATCCCGGGGTCGGGCTTGAGGATCTCGGACCGGTACGCGGCGTTCGACGCGGAGAGAAAGCACGGGGTCCCCGTGATCTTCGCCATGGAAGACACCCCGTGCCGCTGCGGCGACGTGCTGAAGGGGAAGATCCTTCCCCCCGAGTGCCCCCTCTTCGGCAAGGCGTGCGTCCCGGAGGAGCCGGTCGGCCCCTGCATGGTCAGCACCGAGGGGACGTGCGCGGCGTATTACAAGTACGGCGGCGGCCTCCGATGA
- a CDS encoding HypC/HybG/HupF family hydrogenase formation chaperone, which yields MCLAIPAKVLSIEGDNAMIELGGTQREASLMLLEGVSVGDWVIVHAGFAIEKLSEEDAAQTFALLKEIMESGSDEVH from the coding sequence ATGTGCCTGGCGATTCCGGCGAAGGTCCTTTCCATCGAAGGCGATAACGCGATGATCGAACTCGGGGGCACGCAGCGGGAGGCGTCGCTGATGCTGCTCGAAGGCGTCTCCGTCGGCGACTGGGTGATCGTCCACGCCGGCTTCGCGATCGAGAAGCTCTCGGAGGAGGACGCCGCGCAGACCTTCGCCCTTCTCAAGGAAATCATGGAATCCGGCTCCGATGAAGTTCATTGA
- the hypF gene encoding carbamoyltransferase HypF produces METSAIEITVRGVVQGVGFRPFVHRVATDCGLSGWVANTPGAVVVRVEGTPDSLSRFRARFREEIPPAARVTRFTIRKVPPSGVRGFEIRRSWTKGIALSTIPPDIATCPACLAELSDPKDRRFRYPFTNCTNCGPRFTIVTSLPYDRERTSMSVFPMCPSCRREYTDPLDRRYHAEPIACPECGPRLSLKDADGEPIPWPDPVGAAASALDEGRIVAIRGLGGFQLAADATREEAVRALRERKRREEKPFAVMFPDIASARAAARIADADAAILEGPAAPILLCPARDPSPLAPAVSMGMPTVGVFLPYTPLHRLLLSRAGRPLVMTSGNRTDEPIAIGNDEALTRLRGIADLYLMHDREVVQRSDDSVVRRVGRLTYPIRRARGFVPAPVKLPRSFPDVAGLGADLKSTFCFVREDAAYLSQHLGDLEHSETREFYEETFRFFRQFLDAKLRAACRDLHPAYFTTSFAGALTGVEQVFALQHHKAHIYSVMAETGFSGKAVGVAFDGTGYGEDGTIWGGEFFTTDGEEVVRAGHLARFPLPGGDAAVREPWRTALSLCREVLGRREAEEAARTLFPAVPADSIRLLLDALDRGINVVPTSSAGRLFDAASAICGLCPRSSFEGQAPMRLEAAVARRRCGTYRFTLKSEDGLLAVNWGETVAGLIRDAMKRVPQGTIARRFHDTLAAAILASVSRLAESSGARHVILSGGVFQNATLLSSVLSGLRKGRLVPLIHRQVPTNDGGVSLGQAYYAALRVAGG; encoded by the coding sequence GTGGAGACTTCCGCGATCGAGATCACCGTCCGCGGCGTGGTCCAGGGGGTGGGGTTCCGCCCCTTCGTCCACCGGGTTGCGACGGACTGCGGCCTGTCGGGGTGGGTCGCCAACACCCCGGGGGCGGTCGTCGTACGCGTGGAGGGGACCCCGGACTCCCTGTCCCGCTTCCGGGCGCGGTTCCGGGAGGAGATCCCGCCCGCCGCGCGCGTGACCCGCTTCACGATCCGGAAGGTCCCCCCCTCGGGCGTCCGGGGGTTCGAGATCCGGCGGAGCTGGACGAAAGGGATCGCCCTCTCCACGATTCCCCCGGACATCGCCACCTGTCCGGCATGCCTCGCGGAGCTGTCCGACCCGAAGGACCGCCGGTTCCGGTACCCCTTCACCAACTGCACGAACTGCGGCCCCCGGTTCACTATCGTCACGTCCCTTCCGTACGACCGGGAGCGGACCTCGATGTCCGTCTTCCCGATGTGCCCGTCCTGCCGGAGGGAGTACACGGATCCCCTCGACCGGAGGTACCACGCGGAGCCGATCGCCTGCCCGGAATGCGGCCCCCGCCTTTCCCTGAAGGACGCCGACGGGGAGCCCATCCCCTGGCCGGACCCGGTCGGTGCGGCGGCCTCCGCCCTCGACGAGGGGCGGATCGTGGCGATCCGGGGGCTGGGAGGGTTCCAGCTCGCGGCGGACGCGACCCGCGAGGAGGCGGTGCGCGCGCTGCGGGAACGGAAGCGGCGGGAGGAGAAGCCGTTCGCGGTGATGTTCCCCGACATCGCCTCCGCCCGCGCCGCCGCGCGGATCGCGGATGCGGACGCGGCGATCCTGGAGGGCCCGGCCGCCCCGATCCTCCTCTGCCCCGCCCGCGACCCTTCTCCCCTCGCCCCGGCGGTCTCGATGGGGATGCCGACGGTGGGGGTATTCCTCCCCTACACTCCGCTGCATCGCCTCCTTCTCAGCCGCGCCGGGCGGCCGTTGGTGATGACGAGCGGGAACCGGACCGACGAGCCGATCGCCATCGGCAACGACGAGGCGTTGACGCGCCTGCGGGGGATCGCCGACCTTTACCTGATGCACGACCGCGAGGTGGTCCAGCGCTCGGACGATTCCGTGGTCCGGCGGGTCGGCCGGCTTACATACCCCATCCGGAGGGCCAGAGGGTTCGTTCCCGCGCCGGTGAAGCTGCCGCGGAGCTTCCCGGACGTGGCCGGTCTGGGGGCGGACCTGAAGAGCACCTTCTGCTTCGTCAGGGAGGACGCGGCATACCTCTCCCAGCACCTGGGCGACCTCGAGCACTCCGAGACCCGGGAATTCTACGAGGAGACGTTCCGGTTCTTCCGGCAGTTCCTCGACGCGAAGCTGCGCGCCGCCTGCCGCGACCTGCACCCCGCCTACTTCACGACCTCCTTCGCGGGCGCTCTGACCGGGGTGGAGCAGGTCTTCGCCCTCCAGCACCACAAAGCGCACATCTATTCCGTGATGGCGGAGACCGGCTTCTCGGGGAAAGCGGTGGGCGTGGCGTTCGACGGGACCGGGTACGGCGAAGACGGCACCATCTGGGGAGGGGAGTTCTTCACGACGGACGGCGAGGAGGTTGTCCGCGCCGGCCACCTGGCCCGCTTCCCGCTCCCGGGAGGGGATGCCGCCGTGCGCGAGCCGTGGAGGACCGCCCTTTCCCTCTGCCGCGAGGTCCTCGGACGGCGTGAGGCGGAGGAAGCCGCACGGACGCTCTTCCCGGCGGTCCCCGCGGATTCGATCCGGCTGCTGCTCGACGCGCTGGACCGGGGGATCAACGTCGTGCCGACCTCCAGCGCCGGACGGCTCTTCGACGCCGCTTCCGCGATCTGCGGCCTCTGCCCGCGGTCGAGCTTCGAGGGGCAGGCGCCGATGCGTCTCGAGGCAGCCGTCGCGCGGAGGCGATGCGGCACGTACCGGTTCACTTTGAAGAGTGAAGACGGCCTCCTTGCAGTAAACTGGGGAGAAACGGTCGCCGGGCTGATCCGGGACGCGATGAAGCGCGTCCCGCAGGGCACGATCGCCCGCCGGTTCCACGACACGCTCGCCGCCGCGATCCTGGCCTCGGTCTCCCGCCTGGCGGAGTCCTCCGGGGCGCGGCACGTCATCCTTTCGGGCGGCGTGTTCCAGAACGCGACGCTGCTGTCCTCGGTGCTCTCCGGGCTTCGAAAGGGACGCCTCGTCCCGTTGATCCACCGGCAGGTCCCCACCAACGACGGCGGCGTTTCGCTCGGCCAGGCGTACTACGCGGCGCTTCGCGTCGCAGGGGGGTAG
- the hypB gene encoding hydrogenase nickel incorporation protein HypB, protein MRIEVERSLQASVDDACSAIRALLSERGIFSLNMVSSPGSGKTTLIEALLSRFEGKGRVAVVEGDLETDIDAERIRRHGVQVLQINTRSGCHIQPSQLLGALRKMDLSGTRLLIVENVGNLVCPAEVPLGEDKRIVLLSVTEGDEKPLKYPLIFRTSDILVVTKTDLL, encoded by the coding sequence GTGCGGATCGAGGTGGAACGGTCGCTCCAGGCGTCGGTGGACGACGCCTGCAGCGCCATCCGGGCCCTTCTCTCGGAACGGGGGATCTTTTCCCTGAACATGGTCTCCTCGCCGGGGTCCGGAAAGACCACGCTGATCGAGGCGCTCCTCTCCCGGTTCGAGGGGAAGGGGAGGGTGGCGGTCGTCGAGGGCGACCTCGAGACCGACATCGACGCGGAGCGGATCCGCAGGCACGGGGTGCAGGTCCTGCAGATCAACACCCGGTCCGGCTGCCACATCCAGCCGTCCCAGCTCCTGGGCGCCCTCCGGAAGATGGACCTCTCGGGGACGCGGCTCCTCATCGTGGAAAACGTCGGCAACCTGGTCTGCCCCGCGGAAGTCCCCCTGGGGGAGGACAAGCGGATCGTGCTGCTGAGCGTGACGGAAGGCGACGAGAAGCCGTTGAAATACCCGTTGATCTTCAGGACTTCCGATATCCTCGTCGTCACGAAGACCGACCTGCTCC